In Perca fluviatilis chromosome 18, GENO_Pfluv_1.0, whole genome shotgun sequence, one genomic interval encodes:
- the gpr31 gene encoding hydroxycarboxylic acid receptor 2, whose translation MANTTASPFQLDCEASDKTLYKFYAAATIVIFILALPLNASILYLFIFKLKFWKSNSNNIFLFNLVLADILLIFCLPVIAYNYIQGERRIENDAGYKAMLFMLFLNRGGSIAFLTVISIDRYLHVVHHGRRNLLKVLKKSALISILIWLFLVPLTIPTMLKNFDCNRIPNENKVVDIIREFIFFTKIVIPFVILVYCTVRIVRKLRKQTIGDTTKLKRAVFLVTCVMVVFSFSFLPCTIARVVLLIAHEKWTEPDEEKVSVVFDGLMLLSYLNCLLDPAVYCFSSTKFKGLYLSTYFPFLIKKVPLQSLRVSTIQRPRNDVI comes from the exons atggcaaacactacTGCATCTCCCTTCCAACTTGACTGCGAGGCCTCAGACAAGACACTGTATAAATTCTATGCAGCGGCTACGATTGTGATTTTCATCCTGGCTTTGCCTCTGAATGCATCCATCCTCTACCTCTTCATATTCAAGCTGAAATTCTGGAAATCCAACTCCAATAATATCTTCCTTTTCAACCTGGTGTTGGCTGACATTCTCCTGATCTTCTGTTTGCCCGTAATAGCATACAACTACAtccaaggagagaggaggattgAGAATGACGCGGGTTACAAAGCAATGCTcttcatgttgtttttaaacCGAGGGGGAAGCATTGCCTTTCTGACTGTGATTTCCATTGATCGATATCTTCACGTGGTGCACCATGGTCGAAGGAATCTCCTAAAAGTTCTCAAGAAATCGGCTCTGATCTCGATCCTCATCTGGCTGTTTCTTGTGCCTCTCACCATCCCCACCATGCTCAAGAATTTTGATTGCAACCGCATCCCAAATGAAAACAAG GTTGTCGACATTATACGAGAATTCATCTTCTTTACCAAGATTGTCATCCCCTTCGTCATCCTGGTGTACTGCACAGTGCGTATCGTCAGGAAGCTCAggaaacaaacaatcggggataCAACCAAGCTGAAGAGAGCAGTCTTTCTGGTAACATGCGTCATGGTGGTCTTCTCCTTCAGCTTCCTCCCTTGCACCATAGCCAGGGTGGTTCTGCTGATCGCCCACGAGAAGTGGACGGAACCCGACGAGGAAAAAGTTTCTGTGGTCTTTGACGGCCTTATGTTGCTCTCCTACCTAAACTGTTTGCTGGATCCGGCGGTCTACTGCTTCTCTAGCACCAAGTTTAAAGGTCTTTATCTCTCTACTTATTTCCCATTCCTTATAAAAAAAGTGCCATTGCAAAGCTTAAGGGTAAGCACAATACAACGTCCGCGCAACGATGTTatttga